One part of the Glycine soja cultivar W05 chromosome 11, ASM419377v2, whole genome shotgun sequence genome encodes these proteins:
- the LOC114375879 gene encoding formin-like protein 6, translating to MKARHLSFFYLHIIVFTLSLSLPIQVNTAKGINNTITNESGNNRRILHQPLFPASSAPPPAGTASPPPSTPVVETPPSPDGGNNIPFFHEYPAGPPADQNQHAAPSSTVNSTIANPTATQPTKGTKKVAIAISVGIVTLGMLSALAFFLYKHRAKHPVETQKLVAAGSGNNNNSNRNSNEVANTTSAPSSFLYIGTVEPTDSRDNRNAIKPNRSPYHKLKRSDRYRPSPELQPMPPLTKPPDGNYPPAVSSSSDSDEESRDTAFHSPQNSSVDGYYTPASRHSSLVNGSPAKKETNSTPTPVAVPFSKRTSPKSRVSAPSPEIRHVIIPSIKQPPPQSPPPPKHSRKPKFSAPPPPPNLKRLQSTKTTDTALHVSRTSLNPPPPPPPPPPPPPPLQRKSVSPAVSASSTTCASVKRQSWSPIQCSVTNVSEEVEQSQSVSSSERHEANDTDGAKPKLKALHWDKVRATSDRATVWDQIKSSSFQLNEDMMESLFGCKATNSAPKEPPRKKSVLPFVDQENRVLDPKKSQNIAILLRALNVTKDEVSEALLDGNPEGLGTELLETLVKMAPTKEEEIKLKNYDGDLSKLGSAERFLKAVLDIPFAFKRVEAMLYRANFDAEVNYLRKSFQTMEAASEELKNSRLFLKLLEAVLRTGNRMNVGTNRGDAKAFKLDTLLKLVDIKGTDGKTTLLHFVVQEIIRSEGAGAESANDNVKMDSKFNEDEFKKQGLQVVAGLSRDLSDVKKAAGMDSDVLSSYLSKLETGLDKVRLVFQYEKPDMQGNFFNSTKLFLKYAEDEIVRIKADERKALYLVKEVTEYFHGNATKEEAHPLRIFMIVRDFLNILDLVCKEVEKMHDRIVGGSGRSFRIPPNASLPVVNRYNHRKQDRSSDEESSSP from the exons ATGAAAGCTCGTCACTTGAGCTTCTTCTACCTCCACATCATCGTCTTCACACTCTCCCTATCCCTACCCATACAAGTCAACACTGCAAAAGGGATCAACAACACCATCACGAATGAATCTGGCAATAATAGAAGAATCCTGCACCAGCCATTGTTCCCGGCGAGTTCCGCTCCCCCGCCAGCAGGCACGGCGTCTCCACCACCGTCTACACCGGTGGTGGAAACTCCTCCCTCTCCGGACGGCGGCAACAACATCCCCTTCTTCCACGAGTACCCGGCGGGCCCCCCGGCGGATCAGAACCAACACGCAGCACCGTCGTCCACGGTGAACTCCACAATCGCAAACCCAACGGCAACACAGCCGACAAAGGGAACAAAAAAAGTAGCAATCGCGATCTCAGTGGGAATTGTGACGCTTGGGATGCTCTCGGCACTCGCTTTCTTTTTATACAAACACAGAGCAAAACACCCCGTGGAGACTCAAAAACTCGTGGCTGCTGGAAGTGGGAACAACAATAACTCAAACAGGAACAGCAACGAGGTTGCAAACACAACCTCGGCACCGTCGAGTTTCCTCTACATTGGGACCGTGGAGCCCACGGACTCACGAGATAATAGAAATGCTATTAAGCCCAACAGATCGCCGTATCACAAACTCAAGCGATCCGATCGCTACCGGCCGAGTCCCGAATTACAGCCAATGCCGCCGCTCACTAAGCCTCCCGACGGGAATTACCCGCCGGCGGTGTCTTCCTCGTCGGACTCCGACGAGGAGAGCCGCGATACGGCGTTTCATTCGCCGCAGAACTCGTCCGTCGATGGATATTACACGCCGGCTTCACGGCATAGCTCTCTGGTTAATGGTAGTCCTGCGAAGAAAGAAACGAATTCCACTCCCACACCCGTTGCTGTTCCGTTCTCCAAGAGAACTTCGCCCAAGTCACGCGTTTCGGCACCCTCGCCGGAGATTAGACACGTCATCATACCTTCCATAAAGCAGCCTCCACCACAGTCGCCGCCGCCACCTAAGCATTCGAGAAAGCCGAAATTCTCGGCGCCTCCCCCACCTCCGAATTTGAAGCGTCTTCAGTCAACAAAAACAACCGACACTGCTTTGCACGTGTCAAGGACTTCACTTaatcctcctcctccaccacctcctcctccGCCACCACCTCCACCGCTGCAGCGAAAATCAGTGTCTCCGGCGGTTAGTGCTTCCTCTACTACTTGTGCATCTGTAAAGCGACAATCTTGGTCACCAATTCAATGTAGTGTGACGAATGTTTCTGAGGAGGTGGAGCAAAGTCAAAGTGTGAGCTCTTCCGAGAGGCATGAAGCCAATGACACGGATGGAGCCAAACCAAAACTGAAAGCTCTGCATTGGGATAAAGTGCGTGCGACCTCAGACCGTGCTACTGTGTGGGACCAGATCAAATCAAGCTCCTTTCA GTTAAATGAAGACATGATGGAATCGTTGTTTGGATGCAAAGCCACAAATTCTGCACCGAAAGAACCTCCAAGAAAAAAATCAGTTCTTCCTTTCGTTGATCAGGAGAACAGGGTGTTAGACCCGAAGAAGTCACAGAACATAGCTATTCTTCTCAGGGCTTTGAATGTGACAAAAGATGAGGTGTCTGAAGCTCTTTTAGATG GGAATCCTGAAGGCTTGGGCACTGAGCTGTTGGAAACCCTAGTAAAGATGGCTCCTACTAAAGAGGAAGAGATAAAACTCAAAAACTATGATGGTGATCTCTCAAAACTTGGATCTGCAGAAAGATTTCTTAAAGCAGTGCTTGATATCCCTTTCGCCTTTAAACGAGTTGAAGCTATGCTATATAGAGCCAACTTTGATGCAGAAGTTAACTACCTTAGAAAGTCTTTTCAAACCATGGAG GCTGCAAGTGAGGAATTAAAGAACAGCCGGTTATTCCTCAAACTCCTTGAAGCTGTTCTAAGGACAGGAAACAGAATGAATGTTGGAACTAACCGAGGGGATGCTAAAGCTTTCAAATTGGACACACTTCTAAAACTTGTAGATATAAAGGGAACAGATGGAAAGACCACATTGCTCCACTTTGTGGTCCAAGAAATCATTAGATCTGAAGGTGCTGGAGCTGAATCTGCAAATGATAATGTGAAGATGGATTCCAAATTTAATGAAGATGAGTTTAAGAAGCAAGGCTTGCAGGTTGTGGCAGGGCTCAGTAGAGATCTTAGTGATGTAAAAAAAGCAGCCGGAATGGATTCAGATGTCTTGAGCAGCTATCTTTCAAAGCTTGAAACAGGGCTTGATAAAGTGCGATTGGTTTTCCAATATGAAAAGCCAGATATGCAAGGCAATTTCTTTAACTCCACAAAGCTATTTCTGAAATATGCTGAAGATGAAATTGTACGGATTAAAGCAGATGAGAGAAAAGCCTTGTACCTTGTAAAAGAAGTTACTGAATACTTTCATGGGAATGCAACAAAGGAAGAAGCCCACCCTCTCAGAATTTTCATGATTGTAAGAGACTTTCTGAATATCTTGGATCTAGTGTGCAAAGAAGTGGAAAAGATGCATGATAGAATTGTTGGTGGTTCTGGCAGATCTTTCCGAATACCTCCAAATGCATCATTACCTGTTGTCAACAGGTACAATCATCGAAAGCAAGATAGAAGCTCAGATGAGGAAAGCTCATCTCCCTAG